The proteins below are encoded in one region of Pirellulales bacterium:
- a CDS encoding GDSL family lipase: protein MVRHEAINKRTQEGNIDLVFLGDSITQGWNNNAVWQKYFAPRNAANMGIGGDRTQHVLWRLDHGNIDGIQPKLAVVMIGTNNSNRTDNTAEEIADGIKAIVAKLREKLPETKVLLLAIFPRGEKPNPQREKNAQASQLASEVADDKMVFYLDIGPKFLTEDGTLTKEIMPDYLHLSPQGYEIWAEAIDAKVAELMK from the coding sequence ATGGTGCGTCACGAGGCGATTAACAAACGCACGCAAGAGGGGAATATCGACCTGGTCTTTCTGGGAGACTCGATCACCCAGGGCTGGAACAACAACGCGGTGTGGCAGAAATATTTCGCCCCGCGCAACGCGGCGAACATGGGGATCGGCGGCGACCGCACGCAGCACGTGCTGTGGCGGTTGGATCACGGCAACATCGACGGCATCCAACCCAAGCTGGCGGTGGTCATGATCGGTACGAACAACTCGAACCGCACGGACAACACGGCCGAGGAAATCGCCGACGGCATCAAGGCGATTGTCGCCAAGCTGCGCGAGAAGCTGCCCGAGACCAAGGTGCTGCTATTGGCCATTTTCCCGCGCGGCGAGAAGCCGAATCCGCAGCGCGAGAAGAATGCACAGGCCAGCCAGCTCGCCTCGGAGGTGGCTGACGACAAGATGGTCTTCTATCTCGACATCGGTCCGAAGTTTCTCACCGAGGATGGGACGCTCACCAAGGAGATCATGCCCGACTATCTGCATCTCAGCCCGCAAGGTTACGAGATCTGGGCCGAAGCGATCGACGCCAAGGTCGCCGAGC